In Armatimonadota bacterium, the genomic stretch GACCTAAAGACGATTGCTGCCCTGGCGCTTAAGCGCGGATTTTGGATCATCACAGACGAGATCTACGAGCGGCTGACCTACGATGGCAAGCAGCACCAAAGCATCGCCGCCCTCAGCCAAGACGTTTACAATCAGACCATTACCGTGGCCGGATGCAGCAAGACATTTGCCATGACTGGCTGGAGAATCGGGTACATCGGCGCCCCAGAATTCATTGCGAAGGCGATCGGGATGTTGCAGGATCAAGTGACCAGCAATCCAACGAGCTTTGCGCAAGCTGGCGCGATTGCGGCACTCAAAATGCAAGATGAAAAAGTCGTAGCTATGCGCGAAGAGTTCCAGCGACGACGCGACCTGATCGTGAAGTTGATTAATGAAGTGCCAAATCTCTCGGTGAATGTACCGAGCGGTGCATTTTACGCATTCGTCGATGTCCAAAAGTCGCTACTGCCTGGGCAAACGGATGTAGAACTTGCCTCTACGATTCTGGAACACGCTCATGTGGCGACCGTGCCTGGAAGCGTGTTCATGGCGCCGGGCTTTATCCGAATGAGCTACGCGACCAATCAGACCCTCATCGCAGAGGGAGTCGAAAGAATCAAGAATTTTCTGGCGAAGCAAGCATGAAAATCCCAAAGGGAATTCCACTCAAAAGCGAAGAGCTATTCAAACTTGCGATGACCCACCGGTCCGCTGCGACTGATTCCGTTGCAGAAAGTTATGAACGTCTAGAATTCTTTGGCGATTCTGTATTGGGCTTAATCATTGCGCACTATCTCTATGAGCACCATCCTTCCTGGGATCAGGGCATGCTCAGCAAAGCAAAGAGTTATGTTGTGCAAGAAGCTCCGCTTGCCGAAACTGCTACCAAATTGGGATTGGGAGAATTCTTGATCTTGAGTGCAAGCGAGGAATTCACCGGAGGCAGACAACGCCCATCGATCCTTGCGGATGTTTTCGAAGCATTGATCGGAGGCATCTTCTTGGAGTCAGGATTAGAAAAAGCCCGGTGGTTTGTCTTGGAGCAATTGCATCCATTTCTGGAAACTATCTCTGGGGGCGATGTTAATCCAACCGATTTTAAGTCCCGATTGCAAGAAATTGTTCAAAGTCGGTGGCGAACCATGCCTTATTATCGTCTTACTGATGATAGCGGGTCTTCTCACGAACGAAGGTTTGCTGTGAGTGTTATCGTCGATAATGAGGTTTTGGGAATCGGAATTGGGAGGTCAAAGAAGGAAGCTGAACAGTCTGCTGCGAAAGACGCGATCGAACTGATCGAGCGAGCACAGCATAACGAATCGTTTGCTTTTGAAGACTATTGAACTGAAAATCCTTATACTATTCACGTAAACGTACGGGTTTTGGAACAACTTTTTGACGGGTAGTGTCGAATTTGGTATATTCTTTGCAGTGATTGGTTTGTCCTTTGACGGAGCATTAAATTTATGAAAGCGATGAAATTAGGTGTAACGATGATGGTGGCGCTTAGCGTTGCCAGCGCGATGGCGATGCCACGCAACAGTTTCTTGATTCGGCCGGCCAAGAGCAAGGCTGAACTTATTAAGCAGATTTCCAGCGAGCCAGTGGTCATGGACCGATACATGCGCCAC encodes the following:
- the rnc gene encoding ribonuclease III — its product is MKIPKGIPLKSEELFKLAMTHRSAATDSVAESYERLEFFGDSVLGLIIAHYLYEHHPSWDQGMLSKAKSYVVQEAPLAETATKLGLGEFLILSASEEFTGGRQRPSILADVFEALIGGIFLESGLEKARWFVLEQLHPFLETISGGDVNPTDFKSRLQEIVQSRWRTMPYYRLTDDSGSSHERRFAVSVIVDNEVLGIGIGRSKKEAEQSAAKDAIELIERAQHNESFAFEDY
- a CDS encoding pyridoxal phosphate-dependent aminotransferase; this translates as MQAIKPSPTLAITAKAKAMSANGIDVISFGAGEPDFDTPSEICDAAIHAIQSGDTRYGPSAGSPALRQAISEKFYRENKLKYDPAQIVVSCGAKHSIYNALQVLVNPGDEVILIAPYWMTYADQILLAGGTPVVVQTNAENQFRPTLEQLEAAVSSNTKAIIINSPSNPTGAILERDDLKTIAALALKRGFWIITDEIYERLTYDGKQHQSIAALSQDVYNQTITVAGCSKTFAMTGWRIGYIGAPEFIAKAIGMLQDQVTSNPTSFAQAGAIAALKMQDEKVVAMREEFQRRRDLIVKLINEVPNLSVNVPSGAFYAFVDVQKSLLPGQTDVELASTILEHAHVATVPGSVFMAPGFIRMSYATNQTLIAEGVERIKNFLAKQA